A genomic stretch from Alteribacter keqinensis includes:
- a CDS encoding sugar O-acetyltransferase has product MRSEKEKMIAGEMYSPMDHELLKGREDARAITRQFNQLIETDYDMKETLLKKLFGSTGDELYIEPDFRCDYGFNIHLGEEFYANFNCVILDVCPVTIGKRCMLAPGVHIYTASHPLDVEGRYSGKEFGKPVTIGDNVWIGGGAIINPGVTIGDNAVIASGAVVTKDVPANTVAGGNPARVIKEIDQ; this is encoded by the coding sequence ATGCGCAGTGAAAAAGAAAAAATGATTGCCGGTGAGATGTATTCACCAATGGACCATGAATTATTGAAAGGCCGGGAAGATGCCCGGGCCATCACAAGGCAGTTTAACCAGTTAATCGAAACCGATTACGATATGAAAGAAACGCTCCTGAAAAAACTCTTCGGGTCTACAGGTGACGAACTATATATCGAACCGGACTTCCGCTGTGATTACGGCTTTAACATTCATTTGGGGGAAGAGTTCTACGCCAATTTCAACTGTGTGATTCTTGATGTTTGTCCCGTGACGATCGGAAAACGCTGCATGCTCGCTCCCGGCGTACATATTTACACCGCTTCCCACCCTCTCGATGTGGAAGGGAGATACTCGGGCAAAGAGTTCGGTAAGCCTGTCACGATCGGCGACAACGTATGGATCGGCGGCGGTGCCATCATTAATCCCGGCGTAACCATCGGAGACAATGCCGTTATCGCTTCCGGTGCGGTCGTAACGAAAGACGTGCCGGCAAATACGGTTGCAGGCGGAAACCCAGCCCGGGTGATTAAGGAGATTGATCAGTAA
- the glpX gene encoding class II fructose-bisphosphatase produces MERSLSMELVRVTEAAALASARWMGRGNKEGADQAATEAMRDVFDTVPMKGTVVIGEGEMDEAPMLYIGERLGNGYGPRVDVAVDPLEGTNIVASGEWNALAVIAIADKGNLLHAPDMYMEKIAVGPESVGKVDLDAPIIDNLRAVAKAKNKDIEDLVVAILKRERHAAKIQKIREAGARIKLMGDGDVAAAINTAFDDTGVDILLGSGGAPEGVLAAVGLKCLGGEIQGKLLPSNEEELARCKKMGIDDVNRVLMMDDLVSGDDCIFAATGVTDGELLQGVRYHGHTGHTQSMVMRAKSGTVRFIDGKHSLQKKPDLVIR; encoded by the coding sequence ATGGAAAGAAGCTTATCAATGGAACTTGTCCGTGTAACAGAAGCAGCAGCACTCGCATCTGCACGCTGGATGGGAAGAGGAAATAAAGAAGGGGCCGACCAGGCAGCAACAGAAGCGATGCGTGATGTATTTGACACCGTGCCGATGAAAGGGACTGTCGTTATCGGAGAAGGGGAAATGGACGAAGCACCGATGCTTTATATCGGTGAACGTCTGGGGAACGGATACGGTCCCCGCGTCGATGTGGCGGTTGATCCTCTTGAAGGAACGAACATCGTAGCAAGCGGAGAATGGAATGCCCTTGCAGTCATTGCGATTGCAGACAAAGGAAATCTTCTTCACGCACCGGATATGTACATGGAAAAAATAGCAGTCGGTCCTGAATCCGTAGGTAAAGTTGATCTCGATGCACCGATTATTGATAACCTGCGAGCAGTAGCAAAGGCGAAAAATAAAGATATAGAAGATCTCGTTGTTGCGATTCTGAAGCGCGAGCGTCATGCGGCAAAAATTCAGAAAATCCGTGAAGCAGGAGCAAGAATCAAGCTCATGGGAGACGGAGACGTGGCGGCTGCGATCAACACGGCCTTTGACGACACAGGTGTAGACATCCTCCTCGGTTCAGGTGGCGCCCCGGAAGGCGTTCTGGCAGCAGTAGGACTCAAATGCCTCGGCGGTGAAATTCAGGGTAAGCTTCTCCCAAGTAACGAAGAGGAACTGGCCCGATGCAAGAAGATGGGGATCGATGATGTAAACCGTGTCCTGATGATGGACGACTTGGTGAGCGGCGATGACTGTATTTTTGCAGCTACAGGTGTAACGGACGGTGAACTCTTACAAGGTGTCCGGTACCACGGCCACACAGGTCATACCCAGTCTATGGTTATGAGAGCAAAATCAGGTACTGTCCGATTTATTGATGGTAAACACAGTCTTCAGAAAAAACCGGATCTCGTCATAAGGTAA
- the prmC gene encoding peptide chain release factor N(5)-glutamine methyltransferase produces the protein MEKDQRVYEALAWASSFLEKNDVEPGVAEVLLSHHTGWSRARWLSEMRTELDPAVWELFQRDVKTAATGVPVQHITGVEEFYGRTFRVSKDVLIPRPETEELIESVLTEAEERFPKDHPLHLVDVGTGSGIIAITLFKELKERGWSPKIQAVDISEAAIKVAKENARRLEAEVAFVHGDLLGPLVENDAKVDIVVSNPPYIPEGQREGLAKNVRDFDPETALFGGEDGLVFYRGMARQLGSVLKQPGMVAFEIGFDQGRSVPGLLQEHLGQSGDIRVLKDINGKDRIVLFTR, from the coding sequence ATGGAAAAAGATCAAAGAGTATACGAAGCCCTTGCATGGGCTTCTTCTTTTTTAGAAAAAAACGATGTTGAGCCGGGAGTCGCAGAGGTACTTCTCAGCCATCATACAGGCTGGAGCCGGGCTCGCTGGCTGTCAGAGATGAGAACCGAACTCGATCCCGCCGTATGGGAGCTGTTTCAGCGTGACGTAAAGACCGCAGCAACCGGGGTTCCGGTTCAGCACATTACCGGTGTGGAAGAGTTTTACGGCCGTACGTTTCGCGTGTCAAAAGACGTGCTTATCCCGCGTCCTGAAACAGAAGAGCTGATTGAATCGGTTCTTACTGAGGCGGAAGAGAGGTTCCCGAAGGATCATCCCCTTCATCTCGTTGACGTTGGGACAGGAAGCGGAATCATTGCCATTACGCTGTTTAAAGAATTAAAGGAACGAGGATGGTCTCCAAAAATCCAGGCAGTGGATATTTCAGAAGCTGCGATAAAAGTGGCGAAGGAAAATGCCCGGAGGCTGGAGGCGGAAGTCGCATTTGTCCACGGGGACCTTCTTGGACCTTTGGTCGAAAACGATGCTAAAGTGGACATCGTGGTCTCAAACCCGCCGTATATTCCGGAAGGACAAAGAGAGGGTCTTGCGAAAAACGTCCGGGATTTCGACCCTGAAACCGCTCTGTTCGGCGGGGAAGACGGACTTGTTTTTTACAGAGGGATGGCCCGGCAGCTTGGATCTGTGCTGAAACAGCCGGGAATGGTGGCCTTTGAAATCGGCTTCGATCAGGGAAGAAGCGTGCCTGGATTATTGCAGGAGCACCTTGGACAAAGCGGGGATATCAGGGTGTTAAAGGACATCAACGGGAAAGACCGGATCGTCTTATTTACCCGTTAA
- the rho gene encoding transcription termination factor Rho — protein MGITLSQLENMKLKELYEMAKHHKVSYYSQLTKKELIFAILKKAAESEDLMFMEGILEVIPTEGFGFLRSNTYKPSSQDIYISASQIRRFELRNGDKVAGKVRKPKENERYYGLLQVTAVNGQDPDLARSRPHFPQLTPLYPEQKMTLEYDPRMVASRVIDMIAPVGFGQRGMIVAPPKAGKTLLLKEVANSIAENHPDHELIVLLIDERPEEVTDMERSVKGEVVSSTFDEVPENHIKVAELVLERAMRLVEHKKDVVILMDSITRLARAYNLVIPPSGRTLSGGIDPASFHRPKRFFGAARNIEEGGSLTILATALVDTGSRMDDVIYEEFKGTGNSEIHLDRKLAERRIFPAIDIRRSSTRREELLLPKKQIDNLWAMRKTMNDQPDFLEAFLKKVKQTKTNEEFFSSFEQEKTGKVRIKS, from the coding sequence ATGGGAATCACCTTATCTCAACTGGAAAATATGAAACTTAAAGAACTTTATGAAATGGCCAAGCATCATAAAGTCTCTTACTACAGCCAATTAACAAAAAAAGAACTTATTTTTGCTATTTTAAAGAAGGCGGCAGAGAGTGAAGATCTCATGTTTATGGAAGGGATTCTTGAAGTTATCCCGACAGAAGGATTTGGTTTTCTTCGTTCAAACACCTACAAGCCGAGCTCACAGGACATTTACATTTCAGCTTCTCAGATTCGCCGCTTTGAACTCCGTAACGGAGACAAGGTAGCGGGTAAAGTACGGAAGCCTAAAGAGAATGAGCGTTATTACGGTCTTCTTCAGGTAACGGCAGTAAATGGACAGGACCCGGACCTTGCGAGAAGCCGCCCTCACTTCCCGCAGCTTACACCGTTATATCCTGAACAGAAAATGACACTGGAGTACGATCCGCGCATGGTCGCTTCCCGTGTGATTGATATGATCGCTCCGGTCGGTTTTGGTCAGCGTGGTATGATTGTAGCTCCTCCGAAAGCCGGTAAGACCCTGCTTTTGAAAGAAGTAGCGAACAGCATTGCCGAGAATCACCCGGATCATGAACTGATTGTTCTTCTCATTGACGAGCGTCCGGAAGAAGTAACGGACATGGAACGTTCTGTTAAAGGAGAAGTTGTCAGCTCTACATTCGATGAAGTACCGGAAAACCATATTAAAGTAGCAGAACTCGTTCTTGAGCGTGCCATGAGGCTTGTGGAGCATAAAAAAGACGTGGTTATTTTAATGGACAGCATCACCCGTCTTGCACGTGCATATAACCTTGTTATCCCCCCAAGCGGCCGTACCCTGTCCGGCGGTATTGACCCGGCCAGTTTCCACCGTCCGAAGCGTTTCTTCGGTGCTGCAAGAAACATTGAAGAAGGGGGAAGCCTGACAATTCTGGCTACTGCTCTTGTAGATACCGGTTCCCGTATGGATGATGTCATTTACGAGGAATTTAAAGGAACAGGTAACAGTGAGATACATCTTGACCGCAAGCTTGCTGAACGCCGTATCTTCCCTGCGATCGATATTCGCCGCTCCAGCACCCGCCGCGAAGAACTGCTTCTTCCGAAAAAGCAGATCGACAACCTGTGGGCCATGAGAAAAACGATGAACGATCAGCCTGACTTCCTTGAGGCCTTCCTGAAAAAAGTGAAGCAGACGAAGACGAACGAAGAATTCTTCAGCTCTTTTGAACAGGAAAAGACCGGAAAAGTAAGGATTAAGTCGTAA
- a CDS encoding type B 50S ribosomal protein L31, with the protein MKADIHPKYQKVVFKDTSTGFMFLTGSTKGSAETVEWEDGNTYPVINVEVSSDSHPFYTGKQKFADAGGRVDRFKKKYNL; encoded by the coding sequence ATGAAAGCAGATATCCATCCAAAATACCAAAAAGTTGTATTTAAGGATACAAGCACTGGCTTTATGTTCTTAACGGGTTCAACTAAAGGTTCAGCTGAGACAGTTGAGTGGGAAGACGGTAACACGTACCCAGTAATCAACGTCGAGGTTAGTTCCGATTCTCACCCATTCTACACTGGTAAACAAAAGTTTGCCGATGCAGGTGGCCGTGTGGACCGTTTCAAGAAGAAATACAACCTTTAA
- a CDS encoding FAD-dependent oxidoreductase has translation MNYVIIGGDAAGMSAAMQIVRTDKKAKVTTLEMGGIYSYAQCGLPYYIGGLTESSDDLIARSRDTFEEEYGIDARVYHKVTKIDTEGKRVFGTNLKNGESFEISYDKCLVATGAAPVVPPFEGTGLEGVHTLKTIPDAEAIVDDLENASDVTVIGGGYIGLEMAENLVEKGKKVRIIDQASRLGSVYDKEFSKAIEDEAARHGIEVVTGESVERFEGEERVKSVVTGGKTYSTDLVIVAIGVKPNTSMIDDTRVHASENGAIIVNAYMETNVEDLYAAGDCATQYHRIKEKNDYQPLGTHANKQGRIAGINMSGGSQPFQGIVGTSIMKFFDLTVGKTGLGEKEAEDLGFDFETLEFEGHSNAGYYPGNEPLLLKVISHKNTGHLLGLQAVGKNGVDKRIDVAATALYHRMTMADIENLDLSYAPPYNGVWDPLQQAARRMK, from the coding sequence ATGAACTACGTAATTATCGGCGGTGATGCAGCAGGCATGAGTGCAGCCATGCAGATTGTCCGCACAGATAAAAAAGCAAAGGTTACAACACTTGAAATGGGTGGTATTTATTCATACGCCCAATGCGGCCTGCCTTATTACATTGGAGGCCTCACGGAGTCCAGTGATGACCTGATCGCACGAAGCCGGGATACATTTGAAGAAGAATACGGGATTGACGCCCGGGTTTATCATAAAGTTACGAAGATCGACACCGAGGGAAAGCGTGTTTTCGGAACCAATCTAAAAAACGGGGAGTCGTTTGAGATTTCATATGACAAATGTCTTGTAGCAACCGGTGCCGCACCAGTGGTCCCTCCTTTTGAAGGGACGGGACTGGAAGGTGTCCATACCCTTAAGACGATTCCGGATGCGGAAGCTATCGTTGACGACCTGGAAAACGCCTCCGATGTTACCGTTATCGGAGGCGGCTACATTGGCCTTGAAATGGCGGAGAACCTTGTGGAAAAAGGAAAAAAGGTGCGCATCATTGACCAGGCATCCCGTCTCGGTTCGGTTTACGACAAAGAATTCAGTAAAGCAATTGAAGACGAAGCCGCACGTCACGGCATTGAAGTCGTTACCGGTGAGTCAGTTGAACGTTTTGAAGGTGAAGAACGGGTAAAGTCCGTCGTGACAGGAGGCAAAACGTACTCTACAGACTTGGTCATCGTCGCCATCGGGGTAAAACCAAACACGAGCATGATTGATGACACACGGGTCCACGCAAGCGAAAACGGCGCCATTATCGTCAACGCCTATATGGAAACAAACGTGGAAGACCTTTACGCAGCCGGTGACTGTGCAACCCAGTACCACCGGATTAAAGAGAAAAACGATTACCAGCCTCTCGGAACGCATGCCAACAAACAGGGCCGGATCGCCGGTATTAATATGAGCGGCGGCTCCCAGCCTTTTCAGGGAATCGTCGGTACATCAATCATGAAATTCTTTGACCTGACAGTAGGCAAGACCGGACTCGGGGAAAAAGAAGCAGAGGACCTTGGCTTTGACTTTGAAACACTTGAATTTGAAGGACACTCCAACGCTGGGTACTATCCGGGCAACGAACCTCTGTTGTTAAAGGTCATCAGCCACAAAAATACCGGTCACCTTCTCGGACTTCAGGCCGTCGGGAAAAACGGCGTGGACAAGCGGATTGACGTGGCAGCAACGGCGCTGTATCACCGCATGACCATGGCTGATATTGAAAATCTTGACCTGAGCTACGCCCCTCCATACAACGGAGTATGGGATCCTTTGCAGCAGGCGGCCAGACGGATGAAGTAG
- a CDS encoding thymidine kinase encodes MNLTRREGWLEVVCGSMFSGKSEELIRRVRRASFGKLKVQVFKPALDNRYSEEEVVSHNGTKVTALPIKRSTDMLDRLENGTQVVAIDEVQFFDEDVLDVVQTLADEGIRVICAGLDQDFRGEPFGCMPQLMAVAETVTKLQAICLSCGSPASRTQRLINGKPASYDDPIILVGASESYEPRCRHCHEVPGRPAPSYEKQTVETTTM; translated from the coding sequence ATGAATTTAACAAGAAGAGAAGGATGGCTGGAAGTTGTATGCGGCAGTATGTTTTCCGGAAAATCGGAAGAACTGATCCGCCGGGTCCGCCGTGCCAGCTTCGGGAAATTAAAAGTACAGGTGTTTAAGCCTGCTCTTGATAACAGATACAGTGAAGAAGAGGTCGTATCCCATAATGGAACAAAGGTGACGGCACTTCCAATCAAACGTTCCACAGACATGCTGGATCGGCTTGAGAATGGAACCCAGGTGGTTGCCATTGATGAAGTGCAGTTCTTTGACGAAGACGTTCTGGATGTTGTGCAGACCCTGGCGGATGAAGGAATTCGCGTCATTTGTGCGGGACTTGATCAGGACTTCCGCGGCGAGCCGTTCGGCTGTATGCCTCAGCTGATGGCAGTGGCCGAGACTGTAACGAAGCTTCAGGCGATATGCCTGTCGTGCGGTTCTCCTGCAAGCCGTACCCAGCGCCTGATCAACGGAAAGCCTGCTTCCTACGACGACCCGATCATTCTCGTAGGAGCATCGGAATCCTATGAGCCCCGCTGCCGCCACTGCCATGAAGTGCCGGGCAGACCGGCTCCTTCTTATGAAAAACAGACAGTGGAGACAACAACGATGTAA
- the prfA gene encoding peptide chain release factor 1 has translation MFERLQAVEERYERLNELLMDPDVISDTNKLREYSKEQSDIEDTVMTYREYKEVKSQYDDAREMLNDNLDDEMYEMVKMEMDELSDRIPPLEERLHILLLPKDPNDDKNVIVEVRGAAGGDEAALFAGDLYRMYSRYAEDQGWKIEVIETNQTGIGGFKEVIFMVNGKGAYSKLKYENGAHRVQRVPSTESGGRIHTSTATVAVMPEAEEVEVDIHEKDIRVDTFTSSGPGGQSVNTTMSAVRLTHLPTNTVVSCQDEKSQIKNKEKAMKVLRARIYDKVQKEEQAKYDDARKSAVGTGDRSERIRTYNFPQSRVTDHRIGLTIQKLDQILQGKLDEIIEALIVEEQSRAMEQAGE, from the coding sequence ATGTTTGAACGCCTGCAAGCGGTTGAAGAACGCTATGAACGTTTAAATGAATTACTTATGGATCCGGATGTGATCAGTGATACAAACAAACTCCGGGAGTATTCCAAGGAACAATCCGATATTGAAGATACAGTAATGACATACCGGGAATACAAAGAGGTTAAGTCTCAGTATGACGACGCCCGTGAAATGCTGAACGACAACCTTGATGATGAAATGTACGAGATGGTCAAGATGGAGATGGATGAGCTGTCAGACCGCATCCCTCCATTGGAAGAAAGGCTCCACATTCTTCTTTTACCTAAAGACCCGAACGACGACAAGAACGTTATCGTTGAGGTCCGGGGGGCAGCCGGCGGTGATGAAGCTGCCTTGTTTGCCGGTGACCTGTACCGGATGTATTCGCGCTATGCGGAGGATCAGGGCTGGAAGATTGAAGTCATTGAAACGAACCAGACAGGAATCGGTGGCTTTAAAGAAGTGATCTTTATGGTTAACGGAAAAGGTGCTTACTCAAAGCTTAAGTACGAGAACGGTGCCCACCGTGTGCAGCGTGTACCATCAACAGAATCCGGTGGCCGTATCCATACATCTACAGCAACGGTAGCCGTGATGCCTGAAGCGGAAGAAGTAGAAGTGGATATTCACGAAAAAGATATCCGCGTTGATACATTTACATCGAGCGGACCGGGCGGACAGAGTGTTAACACGACAATGTCAGCCGTTCGTCTTACACACTTGCCGACAAACACTGTTGTATCGTGTCAGGACGAAAAGTCCCAGATTAAGAACAAGGAAAAAGCGATGAAGGTACTTCGTGCCCGAATCTATGATAAGGTTCAAAAAGAAGAACAGGCTAAATATGATGATGCCCGTAAATCTGCCGTAGGTACCGGTGACCGATCAGAGCGAATCCGTACGTACAATTTCCCGCAAAGCCGGGTAACGGACCACCGTATCGGTCTTACCATTCAGAAGCTTGACCAGATTCTTCAGGGGAAGCTTGATGAAATTATTGAGGCCCTCATTGTCGAAGAACAGTCCAGAGCAATGGAGCAGGCAGGAGAGTAA